GGTAGAATCACCTCTTCTAGAAGGATCATCTAGAAAGTAAGTTGTTTTGAATTGAATGCATTCATACAAAAAGCTGACATAGATGTTATGGGTGAAATTGTCTTTTATAATTTCGTTCCCATCTTAAATTAGGATCTGGGAATTTCTCCATTTTCCATAAAGGAGCCGAATGAAACCAAAGTTTCATGTTCGGTTTTGAATTAGAGACGTTAAAAAGAAGAAATCAACGTCGACTATAACCCTTAGCCTTCCAAGCTAACGATGCGGGTTCGATTCCCGCTACCCGCTCTATTGAGTTTAATACGCAATTCTAAAAAATTGTCTCATCTCACATACAATACGTTGTTTTTTCAAAACAAAAAATAAGTAAAAATGATAATAAATCGGAATGAAAAGCGTCCATAGTCTAATGGATAGGACATAGGTCTTCTAAACCTTTGGTATAGGTTCAAATCCTATTGGACGCAATTTATTTCCATATATTTTTAGATATTCGCAAAACGGTATTTTTTTTATGAAGAGGGATCGATTTCTTTATGCTTGTTCCTGAAGTAGAAAGCGTTCCATCTGTTCTTGAATAGCTTCTTTTAAAAGGGCTTCTGCTTCCTCAGTAAATGTCTTGGTAGAAGATATAATTTCTTGGAACTCCGGTTTATTCGTTTTTACATAAGTACGTAATTCAACAAGATATTTTCTTACTTGATCAAGTTCTAATGAATCAAGATAACCATTCGTTCCGGTATAGATAGTCATTACCTGTTCTTCTACCGTGAGAGGGGCGGATTGGGGTTGTTTAAGCAATTCGCGTAATCGTTGCCCTCTTGCCAATTGATTCTGAGTAGCTTTATCAAGATCAGAAGCAAATTGTGCAAAGGCTTCTAATTCTGCAAATTGCGCCAGTTCCAATTTTAATTTACCAGCTACTTTTTTCATGGCTTTAATTTGAGCCGCAGATCCTACCCGAGAAACAGAAATACCCACATTAATAGCCGGTCTGATTCCAGCATTGAATAGATCGGCGGATAAGAATATTTGTCCATCTGTAATGGAAATTACATTAGTAGGAATATAAGCCGAAACATCTCCTGCTTGGGTCTCGACTATTGGTAAAGCGGTCATACTTCCTTCACCTAAAAGAGAACTTAATTTAGCGGCTCTTTCCAAAAGGCGTGAATGCAAATAAAAGACATCTCCCGGATAAGCTTCACGTCCAGGTGGTCTTCGTAATAGAAGAGACATTTGTCGATAAGCTTGTGCTTGTTTGGAAAGATCATCATAAATGATTAAAGTGTGTCGCTCACGGTACATAAAATATTCCGCCAGCGCCGCTCCGGTATAAGGAGCGAGATACTGTAATGTAGCGGGGGAATCCGCTGTTTCGGCTACCACAATAGTGTATTCCATTGCTCCCCTTTCCTGGAAGTTAGTAACTACCTGCGCCACAGAAGATGCTTTTTGTCCAATAGCTACATAAACACATATTACATTTTGTCCTTGTTGATTGAGAATCGTATCTGTGGCTACTGCTGTTTTACCAGTTTGTCTGTCCCCGATAATTAATTCTCGCTGACCACGCCCTACAGGGATCATTGCATCAATAGCAATAAGTCCGGTTTGAAGAGGCTCATACACGGAACGTCTGGACATA
This region of Spinacia oleracea plastid, complete genome genomic DNA includes:
- the atpA gene encoding ATP synthase CF1 alpha subunit (ATPase alpha subunit); its protein translation is MATIRADEISKIIRERIEGYNREVKVVNTGTVLQVGDGIARIHGLDEVMAGELVEFEEGTIGIALNLESNNVGVVLMGDGLMIQEGSSVKATGRIAQIPVSEAYLGRVINALAKPIDGRGEITASESRLIESPAPGIMSRRSVYEPLQTGLIAIDAMIPVGRGQRELIIGDRQTGKTAVATDTILNQQGQNVICVYVAIGQKASSVAQVVTNFQERGAMEYTIVVAETADSPATLQYLAPYTGAALAEYFMYRERHTLIIYDDLSKQAQAYRQMSLLLRRPPGREAYPGDVFYLHSRLLERAAKLSSLLGEGSMTALPIVETQAGDVSAYIPTNVISITDGQIFLSADLFNAGIRPAINVGISVSRVGSAAQIKAMKKVAGKLKLELAQFAELEAFAQFASDLDKATQNQLARGQRLRELLKQPQSAPLTVEEQVMTIYTGTNGYLDSLELDQVRKYLVELRTYVKTNKPEFQEIISSTKTFTEEAEALLKEAIQEQMERFLLQEQA